In the genome of Ziziphus jujuba cultivar Dongzao chromosome 10, ASM3175591v1, the window AACTAAGAAcagaattttgaaaaactatctaaattacttttcaaattttagcTTTTGGATAGGTTGATTAGTGaataatatgaattttttaactttactaaatattttactttatgAAAAGTTCTTTTCTATTCCATTTTAGATGGAAAAGTAACTCCAAACATAGCCTGACTAACATATTGccaaaaaattatcacatatgTGACATGTTGCCCCTAAGCAAAATAAAATGCTTATATTTTCCCTCAATTTCTGTTACTTATTTGTAatgtttgttatttattgtaTCAAGCAATATTTGAAGAGACAATATGACAATTTTAAAGTTTAGAGGATAAAGCGCAAATCACATCTGGTCCATCTTATAAACCTCATCTGTTGTTTCTGCTGCTTCTCTGTTCAAGAGTCTTCGAATATCTCTGCCACTTTTCAACCAAAATGTTTGCATGACCAAAGCTTTGCTTTACTGCAACTACAACAAGAGTTTGAAATTGAAAAGCCCAAATCCATTTTGCAAGTGATAATTCTTATCCAAAACTGAAAACTTGGAATGCATGCAGTGATTGTTGTTCTTGGGATGGAATCAAATGCAACAAGGCAACTGGTCATCTTGTGAGTCTAGACCTGAACAATAGTTGGCTTCGATGGCCTTTGCGTTCGATCAGCAGCCTATTCAATATGCTTCAACTTCGAGACTCAACCTCAGTTCCAGAATTCCATCAAGGTTTGGAGAACTTTCAAGGTTAACCCCTCTCAACCTCTCTTATTCTAATTTTAGGGGAAGTATCCCACTCGAACTCTCATGGTTAACCAAGCTCATTGCACTTGATCTTCCTAATTCTCTCTTTACCAATGTTCAATTATACCGTGGAGAAGTAGATTTGAAAAACCTTTTCCAAAACATGAAATTTCGGAAAGAATTCTACCTGAAATGTGTGGACCTCAACTCACCCTTGCATGAAAGTTCTTTGCCCTAAAGCCTATTAAGatatttaagcttttttttttttccttttttcttttttttcccactgAAATTAATAAGATATTTAAGCTTTTGTATTATATACAAACCCTGCTGTATGGtttcttttttgatattataaatAAGAGCCAAGATCCATAAAGGGATAACGGCATATAATATATTACTTTTCATTATATGGCAGACTCGTAAATTTATGGATCAACGCCCCCATCtaaaacatatacatacacataaaataataattaatacacaCAGCCCTTCTAATTTAtcgcaacaaaaaaaaaaagtacatgaaaatggagaaattaaaaagttaaagctGATTAACAGATTTAGCCTAAGTATGAATACATATCTTTTGcgtgagtgtgtgtgtgtgtgtgtgtgtgtgtatatatatatatatacacatatggaTCAGAAGATTGTATATTATTTCATATGTATATTCTTATAGTTGCTTAAaatgtataatataaatatatgaacagCGTACGTAATGAAGGtctgaaattgaaaatatcCAACTACGCCCCCTTGGAGTGTTGGGTGCCCTGTTTTCTGGTTGTTTTGAATGCCATTGAaatgaattttcaaaaattgaagaAACTGAAAAAAATTATGGGGCCCGAAAGGGGgtaaacaatataatatatggaattactttgttctttttttgtttaatataaaGTTACAATTTTTAAACCCAAAACTTTCTTTCACACAAAACCTACATATTTCAGTTCGTCATAGATTTCAACATTTGTCATTAATGTATATAGGTATGTTTGGTCTTCTTACTTTTTTTGCTGTTGGTCAACTTTGATCTTGAGCACCGATCATACAAGTGGAActaataaatgtttttaaataaatgatacaCTTTGTATATGCCTAGctctttgattaattaaaatatattgtaaatCTGTCTTTTTCATAGGTATTaaagttgttttattttatttttgctagcAATATTTTGAAGGAGTAGGAAAAAGCTAATATGTGATTTCTTTAgggagaaaaaattaattagtgggATATTTATATCATGAAGTCAAAATGTTGAAGGAGTAGGAAAAAGTCCACTCTGTTTTAATAAAGCGAAAAATCATGTACAACTTCAAATTATATCCAGTACGTGATAAGCTGGACGGCAATATATGTAGAGGATGAGCTTcagaacttttatttatttcacgAGAGGGATGATTATTTGTCAACCCTTCAAAAATTTATCGCAAATTTTgactagttaattaattaaagtaaataCTTTAGAGTGAAAGAAAATGTTGCAAATTGTCGATGCTAATGACTGACTTCGTCATTGCCAGTGAGACCACAACGTACTACTGGGATACaccttaaatttatttatttatttattttttgcatcaattaaattgattatttctACCAGTTAAATCGTGCTACGAAGTTTCAAATGAAAACAATAGTTTTAACTAGCAAAGTGTTATTAGTTTTGAGACCATCAAATTAATTGGTCGGGCAACAAAATTAATCTCCTATGAattatctttttcatttataatggaaaaatataacaaCATAATAAATGCTAAAGATATTAAAGCTTGCCATAATATGGTGTTTGTCCATTAATTATGAACtaaaaagatattatatatatgtaaataatcgAGTAAATGTAGAGACTAAAAGTATGAAGGATTGATGAGAAGGATGATGGCGATAATACCTACTACAAACACTAGACACAAATTAGTATTGACTTTCTAGAATTCTCTTATCAAACTcaaaaacttcaaaattaaataaataaagtaaaaattgaaaagccAAAAGCAGTGCTAATTTCATAGGAAAATCAGTGATATTTTTACAGGAGAATCAGGGGTGAGTATTGCTTTTTGTATGTGACAAAATAATTAATGCCCACCAAGCTATAACACCTACCTGCATTTAGCTAACTAATGTTACGATTACAGTAATACTAGTTGGGAAAAGGTCCAAGTCATTCAAAATTATCTATTGGGCTATAGAAacgaaaaataatttatttctgtcaccgaaaaaaattaaataaaatgactaTTTCTTATAAAACTGACGCGTATAACAATTGGACGCCAATCCGGACGAGCTTTATCATTTGAACTCACAGATTTGTTGACTTTTCTCTCTCTGCCATATCCTTATAAATACCACTACAATTCACAACCCAAATCCACAACttcacccaaaaagaaaaaaattcaaacaaaatccCTTCACTCATTTCTCTTTCTGCTACTAAAACATTTTCTTTAGCCAAAATGGAAGTCGCTGGTACTTTGTCCTGCAAAACAATCATTTCAGTACTGTTCTTCTTCCTTGCCTCTGTTGCCAACTGGGTGCATTGCCAAGCTGCCGGCACACGAGTTGGTTTCTATGCTCGTTCATGCCCAACAGCTGAAGCAATCATTAAGTCCACAGTTCAAACCCACTTCAATTCCAACCCTACCATTGCTCCTGGCCTACTTAGGATGCATTTCCATGACTGCTTTGTCCATGGCTGCGATGCTTCCATTCTTATTGACGGTCCAAACACCGAAAAGACCGCCGGACCAAACCTCAATTTGAGAGGTTACGAAGTTATCAACGACGCCAAATCCCGGCTTGAAGCTGTATGCCCCGGTACCGTCTCGTGCGCTGATATTCTGTCTCTTGCTACACGTGATGCTGTCGTTCTGGTAAAACTGTCTACTTCTTTTCATTTAAGTTTTTAGAATCGATCATAACTTTCTAATGGTGTATCATGATgtataatgtgtatatatatatatatatatatagcttaattgtccaaattttattgttgactAATTAACATGCATATGGTTGTACGTATTTTGCAGACCAAGGGGTTTAGTTGGCAGGTACCAACCGGCAGAAGAGACGGCCTGATTTCATCGGCTTCGGATACAGCCAATTTGCCTGGCTTTAGAGAAAGTATTGATTTACAAAAGCAAAAGTTCGTAGAAAAAGGTCTAAACACACAAGATTTGGTCGCACTAGTTGGTAAGCACTAAGCTATATAAgctaaataatataatatattctataagtgaaataattaaatcaaagtaTTTTCGTAtagtttttttgggttttgactGCATATATGCACGCATTTTTGTTACGTGGCTATATATAGGTGGACATACTATTGGTACTACAGCATGCCGATTGTTCAAATACAGACTCTACAACTTCACTACCACCGGCAATGGTGCCGATCCCACCATCAACCCTGCATTCCTTCCTCAGCTACGAGCACTCTGTCCGCAGAACGGGGACGATGCGGCTCGTGTGGGATTGGACACCGGAAGCGTAGGCCGTTTCGATACAGCTTTCTTCGAGAACTTGAGGAATGGTAGAGGTGTTCTTGAGTCTGATCAGAAGTTATGGACTGATGCCTCTACCAAAACTTATGTTCAAAAGTTTTTGGGCGTTAGAGGATTGCTTGGATTGAAGTTCAATGTGGAATTTGGCAGGTCCATGGTGAAAATGAGTAATATTGGTGTTAAAACAGGCACTGAGGGTGAGATTCGCAGGGTTTGTTCGGCTATTAATTAACTACTTCAgctgaaaataaatcttataattcttttttttttcttttttgggggaaaTTTTGGGGAATGAATTGGCTTAAGCCTTTTTAGTACgtttttggatttaatattgtTGGAATGAATCACTGCTGAAGTGTATACTCGTCTAAGAATGACATATATATGTAGTTTGTAATTTGatcagcaaaaggagacaaaagaaattatatatacaagtttTTCATATACCTTTCACACAGTTTTTGAGTACTCCCTCGTTCTTTCTCTTTATGTATATAAGTATAATTACCAATAAGCACTAATTACATTATTGAATTGTGAATACCatgcttatttattaaaaataaagtacGAAAATAAGATATATAACTGGGAAAAGAATTGCGTATATAATTTTCCAATCAAGTGAATCAAcaccccaaaagaaaaaataaataaattaaataaataaataaataaataaaaagcccaCACCATCCccttacccccaaaaaaaaaaggaaaaaaaagggagaaaaataaaaatttgttatattGATTATGgaatattttgtttaattaataagGGCAATCTGGTTTGTTGTCCTATGAATTTTGTATGATTTTGcctttaaacaaaataacaatgataataataattagcatTTAAATCATTTAGCTTCAATTATTTGCCCCAAAAAACATAATGCAAGTTGCCACTTCATATTTCTTATCAGAAACCAAGGGATCTTTCCGTAATTTCACTCTGCTTAAAAAAGAAACAGGGGTTGGCTCTACGgttcaaattttttgaaatcaaaAAGACCTTAAACGGTCAATTTTGGAACTCGAAGCTAATCCTGACCGTTCACTCAGACCACACACTGCATACCGTCCGATAGCAGAATCTCCCACTTCAAAacttttcttttccaaattcaaattctctcactctctctctctctctctctcacaaaaATTTCTATATTCCCAAACCAGCACATAAATATTCCCAAACCAGCACATAATAACAGAGCTTCAATCTCCTCCTGTATTCTCAACCCTAGTTTCGCTCAGGAAAAAAAAGCTCTCACAAAAGCTTCCGAAGAGAAAATGCCGTTCATTTCAGAAGCAGCGAGCGCAATTAAGAGCAGATTTGGATTCCACAACCACCCCAACGACTCCGTTCCACAGGTCCGAAGCACTCCGGATTTGCTCAAATCCGCGTCCAGAGAGAATCTCGCTCAGTCTTCGATTGTTCGGAACATACGCGACTGGGATGACGATGACGATGGCAGAGCAGTTGCTAATACGGAGCCGTCGTCGACGACTTCATCTCAGAGCTTCGAGTTTCGCGAGGACCCCTCGTTCTGGAAGGATCACAATGTGCAGGTACTTCAAAACGTTCTCAGAACTTTTTGgaagtgttttttgtttttttttttttttttttggaagtggAAATTATTGCTTCGCTAGATCTGCTACTAACTAGCTCTCGAAttggtggattttttttttttttttttgttctttatgctAATAAACAAGGTGGAATTAGCTTTTGTTTCTGGAATTTTTGTTTGCAAAAAGTATATAGGTTAATTGGCTTAGTttctgtggttttttttttttttttttttttttttttttttattaggtgATAAT includes:
- the LOC107410248 gene encoding peroxidase N1, which translates into the protein MEVAGTLSCKTIISVLFFFLASVANWVHCQAAGTRVGFYARSCPTAEAIIKSTVQTHFNSNPTIAPGLLRMHFHDCFVHGCDASILIDGPNTEKTAGPNLNLRGYEVINDAKSRLEAVCPGTVSCADILSLATRDAVVLTKGFSWQVPTGRRDGLISSASDTANLPGFRESIDLQKQKFVEKGLNTQDLVALVGGHTIGTTACRLFKYRLYNFTTTGNGADPTINPAFLPQLRALCPQNGDDAARVGLDTGSVGRFDTAFFENLRNGRGVLESDQKLWTDASTKTYVQKFLGVRGLLGLKFNVEFGRSMVKMSNIGVKTGTEGEIRRVCSAIN